In Mycolicibacterium phocaicum, one DNA window encodes the following:
- a CDS encoding arabinosyltransferase domain-containing protein: protein MAGEPEVERNHRTARWIAIVAGLLGAFLAMATPLLPVTQTTAQLNWPQAGVLKSVDAPLIGYVATDLDITIPCSAAAGLTGPATVLMSTVPKQAPKAVDRGLLIERVGGDLLVIVRNTPVVSAPLTQVLSPACKELKFTAHADKVTGEIVGLVQGPKDKNPGKPVRGELSGYDFRPQIVGVFTDLSGAAPPGLAFSATIDSRYSTSPTLLKMLAMIFGVVLTVVALGALHVLDRADGVPHKRFLPSRWWSVKPLDGVVITTLVWWHFVGANTSDDGYILTMARVSEHAGYMANYYRWFGTPEAPFGWYYDLLALWAHVSTSSVWMRLPTLLMALACWWVISREVLPRLGQAVKNSRAAAWTAAGMFLAFWLPLNNGIRPEPIIALGILLTWCSVERGVATSRLLPVAIAIIIGALTLFSGPTGIAAIGALLVAVGPLKTIVARHTSRFGYLALLAPILAAGTVTAILIFRDQTLAAALDASSFKTTVGPALSWFDEHIRYERLFTTSPDGSVARRFAVLTLLLALAVSLAMSLRKGRIPGTAAGPARRIVGITIISFLAMMFTPTKWTHHFGVFAGLAGSLGALAAIAVGTVAMRSRRNRAMFAATVLFVMALSFATVNGWWYVSNFGVPWSNQFPEWHFGFTTFLFGLSFLTLLWAAWLHFYDHDPERPVSRRIPQAPLAIASWIIVLFEVLSLTLGMTQQWPAWSVGRSNLQALTGKTCGLADDVMVEQDTNAGKLVPQSGTVGDALGAGSAEGFTPNGIPADVSADPVMEPPGGTNFADSDGGPISGAEPGTEGGTTAGMGVNGSRAKLPYNLDPATTPVLGSWRPGVQIPARMRSGWYRLPQRDQAGPLLVVAAAGRFNQGEVRVEYANDAQAAAGKIAGAVGFADVGAAPAWRNLRAPMAAIPPDATLIRIVATDDDLAPQHWIALTPPRIPKLRTLQDVVGSKDPVMLDWLVGLAFPCQRPFGHDNGVTEVPKWRILPDRFGAEANSPVMDYLGGGPLGITELLFKATPVPTYLKDDWFRDWGSLQQFTQYYPDAQPAQIDLGKATRSGWWAPAPLRHS from the coding sequence GTGGCCGGGGAACCTGAGGTAGAGCGCAATCACCGCACAGCGCGGTGGATCGCGATCGTCGCCGGACTGCTCGGCGCGTTCCTGGCGATGGCGACGCCGCTGCTACCGGTCACCCAGACCACTGCACAGCTGAACTGGCCGCAGGCGGGCGTCCTCAAGAGCGTCGACGCGCCGCTGATCGGCTACGTGGCCACCGACCTCGACATCACCATCCCGTGCTCGGCGGCAGCCGGGCTCACCGGTCCCGCCACGGTGCTGATGTCCACGGTGCCCAAGCAGGCACCCAAGGCCGTCGACCGCGGTCTGCTGATCGAGCGCGTCGGCGGCGACCTGCTGGTGATCGTGCGCAACACCCCGGTCGTCAGCGCGCCGCTGACGCAGGTGCTCAGCCCCGCGTGCAAGGAGCTGAAGTTCACCGCGCACGCCGACAAGGTCACCGGCGAGATCGTCGGCCTGGTGCAGGGCCCGAAGGACAAGAACCCGGGCAAGCCGGTGCGCGGCGAGCTCAGCGGCTATGACTTCCGCCCGCAGATCGTCGGCGTCTTCACCGACCTGTCCGGCGCGGCTCCGCCAGGGCTGGCGTTCTCGGCGACCATCGATTCGCGCTACAGCACGTCCCCGACCCTGTTGAAGATGCTCGCGATGATCTTCGGCGTGGTGCTGACCGTCGTCGCACTGGGCGCCCTCCACGTGCTGGACCGTGCCGACGGCGTCCCGCACAAGCGGTTCCTGCCGTCGCGCTGGTGGTCGGTGAAGCCACTGGACGGTGTCGTGATCACGACGCTGGTCTGGTGGCACTTCGTGGGTGCCAACACCTCCGACGATGGCTACATCCTCACCATGGCCCGGGTCTCCGAGCACGCCGGCTACATGGCCAATTACTACCGCTGGTTCGGCACTCCCGAGGCGCCGTTCGGCTGGTACTACGACCTGCTGGCGCTCTGGGCGCACGTCTCCACGTCGAGCGTCTGGATGCGCCTGCCCACGCTCCTGATGGCCCTGGCGTGCTGGTGGGTGATCAGCCGTGAAGTGCTCCCCCGGCTCGGCCAGGCCGTCAAGAACAGCCGCGCCGCCGCCTGGACCGCCGCGGGCATGTTCCTGGCGTTCTGGCTGCCGCTGAACAACGGCATCCGGCCGGAACCCATCATCGCGCTCGGCATCCTGCTGACCTGGTGCTCGGTGGAACGCGGAGTGGCGACCAGCCGGCTGTTGCCGGTGGCCATCGCAATCATCATCGGAGCCCTGACGTTGTTCTCGGGCCCGACCGGTATCGCCGCGATCGGCGCCCTGCTGGTCGCCGTCGGTCCGCTGAAAACGATTGTGGCGCGGCATACTTCGCGCTTCGGTTATCTGGCTCTCCTGGCGCCGATCCTCGCCGCGGGCACGGTGACTGCCATCCTGATCTTCCGCGACCAGACGCTGGCCGCCGCGCTCGACGCCAGCTCGTTCAAGACCACCGTCGGCCCCGCGCTGAGCTGGTTCGACGAACACATCCGCTACGAGCGGCTGTTCACGACCAGCCCCGACGGTTCGGTGGCCCGCCGGTTCGCGGTGCTGACGCTGCTGCTGGCACTGGCCGTCTCGCTGGCAATGTCGTTGCGCAAGGGGCGAATTCCGGGCACTGCCGCCGGGCCGGCCCGCCGCATCGTCGGCATCACGATCATCTCGTTCCTGGCCATGATGTTCACGCCCACCAAGTGGACGCACCACTTCGGGGTGTTCGCCGGGCTGGCCGGTTCGCTGGGCGCACTGGCCGCCATCGCGGTCGGCACCGTCGCGATGCGCTCGCGCCGCAACCGGGCGATGTTCGCCGCGACCGTGCTGTTCGTGATGGCGCTGTCGTTCGCCACCGTGAACGGCTGGTGGTACGTGTCCAACTTCGGTGTGCCGTGGTCGAATCAGTTCCCCGAGTGGCACTTCGGCTTCACCACGTTCCTGTTCGGCCTGTCGTTCCTGACCCTGCTGTGGGCGGCGTGGCTGCATTTCTACGACCACGACCCCGAGCGGCCCGTCAGCCGCCGGATTCCCCAGGCGCCGTTGGCAATTGCGTCGTGGATCATCGTGCTGTTCGAAGTGCTGTCGCTGACCCTCGGGATGACGCAGCAGTGGCCGGCCTGGTCCGTCGGCCGCTCGAACCTGCAGGCGCTGACCGGCAAGACCTGCGGCCTGGCGGACGACGTCATGGTCGAGCAGGACACCAACGCCGGCAAGCTCGTCCCCCAGTCCGGGACGGTCGGTGACGCCCTCGGTGCCGGCAGCGCAGAAGGCTTCACCCCCAACGGAATTCCCGCCGACGTCTCCGCGGACCCCGTCATGGAACCGCCCGGTGGCACCAACTTCGCCGACAGCGACGGTGGCCCGATCAGCGGCGCCGAGCCGGGCACCGAAGGCGGCACCACCGCCGGGATGGGCGTCAACGGCTCGCGGGCCAAGCTCCCGTACAACTTGGACCCGGCCACCACCCCCGTGCTGGGCAGCTGGCGCCCCGGCGTGCAAATTCCGGCGCGGATGCGCTCGGGCTGGTACCGGCTACCCCAGCGCGACCAGGCCGGACCGCTGCTCGTCGTCGCCGCCGCGGGCCGATTCAACCAGGGCGAGGTTCGCGTCGAATACGCCAACGATGCCCAGGCCGCGGCCGGCAAGATCGCCGGGGCCGTCGGCTTCGCCGACGTCGGTGCCGCACCCGCCTGGCGCAACCTGCGCGCCCCGATGGCCGCGATCCCGCCCGACGCCACCCTGATCCGCATCGTCGCGACCGACGACGACCTCGCGCCGCAGCATTGGATCGCCCTGACCCCGCCGCGCATCCCGAAGCTGCGCACCCTGCAGGACGTCGTCGGCTCCAAGGATCCGGTGATGCTGGACTGGCTCGTCGGCCTGGCGTTCCCATGCCAGCGCCCGTTCGGCCACGACAACGGCGTCACCGAGGTGCCCAAGTGGCGCATCCTGCCGGACCGCTTCGGCGCCGAGGCCAACTCGCCCGTCATGGACTACCTCGGCGGCGGGCCGCTGGGCATCACCGAGCTGCTGTTCAAGGCCACCCCGGTGCCGACGTATCTGAAGGACGACTGGTTCCGCGACTGGGGCTCACTGCAGCAGTTCACGCAGTACTACCCCGATGCCCAACCGGCCCAGATCGACCTCGGGAAAGCCACGCGCAGTGGCTGGTGGGCGCCTGCGCCGCTGCGGCATTCCTGA
- a CDS encoding type II toxin-antitoxin system PemK/MazF family toxin, whose product MTSAEPRRGDLWLVALGAGRAGEPTKHRPAVVLSVDDLLTGEPTELVVVVPVSSSRIATPLRPTIRPGEGVEVDSVAVCRAVRGIARGRLVRRLGVLAAPTMGQIEKSLALILGI is encoded by the coding sequence ATGACCTCGGCTGAGCCACGCCGCGGTGACTTATGGCTGGTCGCACTCGGTGCCGGTCGGGCCGGAGAACCGACGAAACACCGGCCCGCCGTTGTGCTGTCTGTTGATGATCTGCTCACCGGTGAACCCACCGAACTTGTCGTGGTGGTTCCCGTCTCCAGCTCGCGAATCGCCACACCTCTGCGGCCCACAATCCGGCCGGGCGAGGGCGTCGAGGTGGACAGCGTCGCCGTCTGCCGCGCCGTCCGTGGCATCGCCCGGGGTCGGCTGGTACGTCGGCTCGGGGTGCTCGCGGCACCAACGATGGGACAGATAGAGAAATCCCTGGCCCTGATCCTCGGTATATGA
- a CDS encoding arabinosyltransferase domain-containing protein: protein MPARTARLVAIIAGLAGLLLCALTPLLPVKQTTATILWPQAPNASGNVSDLTAPLVSGAPLALDVSIPCAAIATLPAEGGLVFSTIPPDGIDASRNGLFVRANATDVVVAFRDTVAAVAKRSDIGKCSNLHLWATNGGVGADFIGLPGASGTGSVEKKPQVAGIFTGLKVPAQPGLSARVDVDTRFIVVPTFVKSAAMALGVLLTLVSIVALALLDRLDGRRVHDGWQRFWKVGRWHWLADIAVFLGLAGWHLIGAISSDDGYNLTIARVSGQAGYVANYFRYFGASEAPFDWYQSVLAHMATVSTAGVWMRLPALLAGIATWTLLSRWVLPRLGPGARGVSANAIAIWTAAAVFLAAWYPFNNGLRPEPLIAFGVIATWVLIEYAIATRRLAPAAVAIIVAAFTATTAPQGLIALAPLLVGARALVRTIRSRRAGTGLLAPIATLAASASLILTVIFRNQTLATVAESARIKYTVGPTISWYQEFLRYYFLTVEDSVDSSMTRRFSVLILLLCLFATLALLLRKGRVPGLASGPVWRLLGSTMLGLLLLHFTPTKWAVQFGAFAGLSGAFGAVIAFAFATVGLHSRRNLALYVTALLFVLAWATSGINGWFYVGNYGVPWFDRQPVLAGHPVTSMFLVLAIISALLAGWLHFRIDYAGHTEVAETRRNRALASTPLLIVAVIMVVLEVGSMAKGFVQRYPQYTTARANLDALGLSDKSCAMANDVLVEADTNAGTLQPVPGQTWGKYGPLGGENPVGFTPNGVSDSLAPPHPVVANPGTVNSDGSPNKPNVGVAFAAGTGGGYGPTGVNGSNVFLPFGLDPARTPVMGSFKENGVAAKATSAWYQLPPRSADRPLVTVAAAGAIWYYDEEHEFHYGQSLKLQWGVHRPDGSYQALAEVQPIDTFAQYAWRNLRFPLAWAPPEANVARIVADDPNLSEDQWFGFTPPRVPTLQSAQQFLGTQTPILMDIATAANFPCQRPFSEHLGVAELPQYRILPNTKQVVVSSNMWQSAQKGGPFLFIQALLRTSTIPTYLRNDWYRDWGSIERYDPVVPPSVAPPAAIDQGTMTVNGWSRRGPIRALP from the coding sequence GTGCCTGCCAGGACTGCCCGTCTCGTCGCGATCATCGCGGGCCTTGCCGGTCTGCTGCTCTGCGCGCTGACCCCACTGCTGCCCGTCAAGCAGACGACCGCGACCATCTTGTGGCCACAGGCCCCAAATGCCAGCGGAAACGTCTCTGACCTCACCGCCCCGCTGGTGTCCGGTGCACCGCTTGCGCTGGATGTCTCCATCCCGTGCGCGGCCATCGCCACCCTTCCCGCCGAGGGTGGTCTGGTCTTCTCGACGATCCCGCCCGACGGCATCGACGCCAGCCGCAACGGCCTGTTCGTCCGCGCCAACGCCACCGACGTCGTCGTCGCGTTCCGGGACACCGTGGCCGCGGTCGCCAAGCGGTCCGACATCGGGAAGTGCAGCAATCTGCACCTCTGGGCGACCAACGGCGGCGTCGGCGCCGACTTCATCGGCCTGCCCGGCGCCTCCGGCACCGGCAGCGTCGAGAAGAAGCCTCAGGTGGCCGGCATCTTCACCGGTCTCAAGGTGCCGGCGCAGCCCGGCCTGTCCGCGCGCGTAGACGTCGACACCCGGTTCATCGTGGTCCCGACGTTCGTCAAGTCGGCCGCCATGGCGCTCGGTGTGCTGCTGACGCTGGTCTCGATCGTCGCGCTGGCACTGCTGGACCGCCTGGACGGCCGCCGCGTGCACGACGGCTGGCAGCGCTTCTGGAAGGTCGGCCGCTGGCACTGGCTCGCCGACATCGCGGTGTTCCTCGGCCTCGCCGGCTGGCACCTGATCGGCGCGATCTCATCCGATGACGGCTACAACCTGACCATCGCGCGGGTCTCCGGCCAGGCCGGTTACGTCGCCAACTACTTCCGCTACTTCGGTGCCTCCGAGGCGCCGTTCGACTGGTACCAGTCGGTGCTCGCACACATGGCGACCGTCAGCACCGCGGGCGTGTGGATGCGACTGCCCGCGCTGCTGGCCGGCATCGCGACCTGGACATTGCTGTCGCGCTGGGTGCTGCCGCGACTCGGCCCCGGCGCCCGCGGGGTGTCGGCGAACGCGATCGCGATCTGGACCGCGGCCGCGGTATTCCTGGCGGCCTGGTACCCGTTCAACAACGGCCTGCGCCCCGAGCCGCTGATCGCCTTCGGCGTGATCGCGACCTGGGTGCTCATCGAATACGCCATCGCCACCCGGCGCCTGGCGCCCGCGGCCGTCGCGATCATCGTGGCGGCGTTCACCGCGACGACGGCGCCGCAGGGCCTGATCGCGCTGGCCCCGCTGCTCGTCGGCGCCCGTGCGCTGGTCCGCACGATCCGCAGCCGCCGGGCCGGAACGGGTCTGCTGGCCCCGATCGCCACGCTGGCCGCATCGGCGTCGCTGATCCTGACAGTGATCTTCCGGAACCAGACCCTGGCGACCGTCGCCGAATCGGCGCGCATCAAGTACACCGTCGGCCCGACCATCTCCTGGTACCAGGAATTCCTGCGCTACTACTTCCTCACCGTCGAGGACAGCGTCGACAGCTCCATGACCCGCCGGTTCTCGGTGCTGATCCTGCTGCTGTGCCTCTTCGCCACCCTGGCGCTGCTGCTGCGCAAGGGCCGCGTCCCCGGCCTGGCCAGCGGTCCGGTGTGGCGTCTGCTCGGCAGCACCATGCTCGGCCTGCTGCTCCTGCACTTCACGCCGACCAAGTGGGCCGTGCAGTTCGGTGCGTTCGCCGGATTGTCGGGGGCGTTCGGCGCGGTCATCGCGTTCGCGTTCGCGACGGTCGGACTGCACAGCCGGCGGAACCTGGCGCTGTACGTAACGGCACTGCTGTTCGTGCTGGCCTGGGCGACGTCCGGGATCAACGGCTGGTTCTACGTCGGCAACTACGGCGTGCCGTGGTTCGATCGTCAGCCCGTGCTGGCCGGTCACCCCGTCACGTCGATGTTCCTGGTGCTCGCGATCATCTCGGCGCTGCTCGCCGGCTGGCTGCACTTCCGCATCGACTACGCCGGCCACACCGAGGTCGCCGAGACGCGCCGCAACCGCGCGCTGGCATCGACGCCGCTGCTGATCGTCGCAGTGATCATGGTCGTGCTCGAGGTCGGTTCGATGGCCAAGGGCTTCGTGCAGCGCTACCCGCAGTACACGACGGCCCGCGCCAACCTGGACGCGCTCGGATTGTCCGACAAGAGCTGCGCCATGGCCAACGACGTGCTGGTCGAAGCCGACACCAACGCCGGCACGCTGCAGCCCGTGCCCGGCCAGACCTGGGGCAAGTACGGACCGCTGGGCGGCGAGAACCCCGTCGGCTTCACCCCGAACGGCGTCAGTGACTCGCTCGCCCCGCCGCACCCGGTGGTCGCGAACCCCGGCACCGTCAACTCCGACGGGTCGCCCAACAAACCCAACGTCGGCGTCGCCTTCGCAGCCGGCACCGGCGGCGGCTACGGCCCGACGGGCGTCAACGGCTCCAATGTGTTCCTGCCGTTCGGTCTGGACCCCGCCCGCACCCCGGTGATGGGCAGCTTCAAGGAGAACGGCGTCGCCGCCAAGGCCACCTCGGCCTGGTACCAGCTGCCGCCGCGCAGTGCCGACCGGCCTCTCGTCACCGTCGCCGCCGCCGGCGCCATCTGGTACTACGACGAGGAGCACGAGTTCCACTACGGCCAGTCGCTCAAGCTGCAGTGGGGTGTGCACCGGCCGGACGGCAGCTACCAGGCCCTCGCCGAGGTTCAGCCCATCGACACCTTCGCTCAATACGCCTGGCGCAACCTGCGGTTCCCGCTCGCCTGGGCGCCGCCGGAGGCCAACGTCGCCCGCATCGTCGCCGACGATCCCAACCTGTCGGAAGACCAGTGGTTCGGGTTCACGCCGCCGCGGGTCCCGACGCTGCAGAGCGCGCAGCAGTTCCTCGGGACGCAGACGCCGATCCTGATGGACATCGCCACCGCCGCGAACTTCCCGTGCCAGCGCCCGTTCTCCGAGCATCTGGGTGTGGCGGAGCTGCCGCAGTACCGCATCCTGCCCAACACCAAGCAGGTCGTGGTGTCGTCGAACATGTGGCAGTCCGCGCAGAAGGGTGGCCCGTTCCTGTTCATCCAGGCCCTGCTGCGGACGTCGACCATCCCGACGTACCTGCGCAACGACTGGTACCGAGATTGGGGCTCCATCGAGCGGTACGACCCGGTGGTGCCGCCGTCCGTGGCCCCGCCTGCAGCGATTGACCAAGGCACCATGACCGTCAACGGCTGGAGCCGCCGCGGCCCGATCCGGGCCCTGCCATGA
- a CDS encoding galactan 5-O-arabinofuranosyltransferase, producing MRSALAASARVSGQMLAAMALAVIIAVVALQAIARVQWPAFNSSNQLHALTTAGQCAVLIGLLLAGWAWRRGWRKSAKVAATSLLAAFSVVTLGMPLGATKLYLFGISVDQQFRTEYLTRLADTAVPHDMTYLGLPPYYPSGWFWLGGRAAALTGTPAWEMFKPWAVITITAAIVAAFVLWAAMIRFEYALAVTTATAAVTLAYSSTEPYSAVLVVLLPPVFVLAWSGLKATGRGWAAVIGTGIFLGIAALFYTLLFGYAAFTLALMALLLAVSRRQIQPLIRVAVIAAISGVIAAIHWAPYYLAVLNGHPADKGTAQHYLPMSGAQLTFPMLDATLLGVMCLAGTLWLVVKGRSSTRAAALGMAVIAVYAWSLLSMLATLARTTLLSFRLQPTLLVLLVAAGTFGFLEAARGLANRYAQPTTNRIIAVAAVIGAIGAVSFSQAIPDILRPDIAVAYTDTDGHGQRADRRPPGSERFYQEIDRKITAATGKPRNETVVMTADYSFLSYYPYYGFQGLTSHYANPLAQFKERSGAIESWATMTSPDDFAKALDMLPWPAPTVFLMRHGGTGTYTLRLAEDVYPNQPNVRRYQVALDERLFDSKHWQVTDIGPFVLAIRSGH from the coding sequence ATGCGCAGCGCGCTGGCCGCGAGCGCCAGGGTGAGCGGCCAGATGCTGGCCGCCATGGCACTGGCGGTGATCATCGCGGTCGTTGCGCTGCAAGCGATTGCGCGCGTGCAGTGGCCGGCGTTCAACTCGTCGAACCAGTTGCATGCCCTGACCACCGCCGGCCAGTGCGCCGTGCTGATCGGGTTGCTGCTCGCGGGGTGGGCGTGGCGCCGCGGCTGGCGCAAGAGCGCCAAAGTGGCTGCCACGTCGCTCCTGGCGGCGTTCTCGGTCGTCACCCTCGGCATGCCGTTGGGTGCGACCAAGCTGTACCTGTTCGGCATCTCGGTCGACCAGCAGTTCCGCACCGAGTACCTGACGCGCCTCGCGGATACCGCTGTGCCGCACGACATGACGTATCTGGGGCTGCCGCCGTACTACCCGTCGGGCTGGTTCTGGCTAGGCGGTCGAGCGGCCGCGCTGACCGGCACGCCGGCGTGGGAGATGTTCAAGCCGTGGGCGGTCATCACGATCACCGCCGCGATCGTGGCCGCATTCGTGTTGTGGGCGGCCATGATTCGCTTCGAGTACGCACTGGCGGTGACCACGGCGACGGCCGCCGTCACACTCGCGTACTCGTCCACCGAGCCGTATTCCGCGGTCCTCGTCGTGCTGCTGCCGCCGGTGTTCGTGCTGGCGTGGTCCGGATTGAAAGCCACTGGCCGCGGGTGGGCCGCTGTGATCGGTACCGGGATTTTCCTCGGCATCGCCGCACTCTTCTACACGTTGTTGTTCGGCTACGCGGCCTTCACCCTCGCACTCATGGCGCTGCTGCTGGCCGTGTCCCGGCGCCAAATCCAGCCGCTGATCCGAGTTGCTGTCATCGCCGCCATCTCCGGCGTCATCGCGGCGATTCACTGGGCGCCGTACTACCTGGCCGTGCTCAACGGCCACCCCGCCGACAAGGGCACCGCGCAGCACTACCTGCCGATGTCCGGCGCGCAGCTCACCTTCCCGATGCTCGACGCCACCCTGCTCGGCGTCATGTGCCTCGCCGGCACGCTGTGGCTGGTGGTCAAGGGCCGCAGCTCGACCCGCGCGGCCGCCCTCGGGATGGCCGTCATCGCGGTGTACGCGTGGTCGCTGCTGTCGATGCTGGCCACCCTGGCCCGCACGACACTGCTGTCGTTCCGGCTGCAGCCCACCCTGCTGGTGCTGCTCGTCGCGGCCGGCACGTTCGGCTTCCTGGAAGCCGCCCGCGGGCTGGCGAACCGGTACGCGCAGCCGACCACCAACCGGATCATCGCGGTGGCCGCTGTCATCGGTGCGATCGGCGCCGTGTCGTTCAGCCAGGCGATCCCGGACATCCTGCGGCCCGACATCGCCGTCGCCTACACCGACACCGACGGCCACGGCCAGCGCGCCGACCGTCGTCCACCCGGCTCGGAGCGCTTCTACCAGGAGATCGACCGGAAGATCACCGCGGCGACGGGCAAGCCCCGCAACGAGACCGTCGTGATGACCGCGGACTACAGCTTCCTGTCCTACTACCCCTACTACGGATTCCAGGGGCTCACGTCGCACTACGCGAACCCGCTGGCGCAGTTCAAGGAACGCTCCGGCGCCATCGAGAGCTGGGCAACCATGACCAGCCCCGACGACTTCGCCAAGGCCCTCGACATGCTGCCCTGGCCGGCTCCGACGGTGTTCCTGATGCGCCACGGCGGCACCGGCACCTACACGCTGCGGCTGGCCGAGGACGTCTACCCCAACCAGCCCAACGTGCGCCGCTACCAGGTGGCACTCGACGAGCGGCTGTTCGACAGCAAGCACTGGCAGGTCACAGATATCGGCCCGTTCGTGCTGGCCATCCGTAGCGGCCACTAA